The bacterium BMS3Abin02 DNA segment CGTCGTTCATCGATGAGACGGTGGTGGGCGACCATGAAGACCCAGGAGCGGAAGGCGGCCTCGTCACCTTTGAATGTCCCGATGTTTCGGGCCAGTTGGAGGAACACGTCGCCAAGGCGGTCTTCAGGGTCGGAGGCGCCGCGTGATCTGAGGTAACCGAGAACCTGTCCGGCGAGGTCGTGGTAGAGCACTTCCCACGCCCATTCGGCCCCCGTCTGGGCGGAGGCGAGTACAGAATCGAAACTTGGCCCGATCACCATGTGGAGAAGAGTACGGCCGCGCCTGCAATCACAAAACCGGCCAGAGCGATGCGGGATCGTGTGCATCTCTCGGATGTCGCGGCAGGCCGCAGCGGTGCGAGGCCCCGTGCATGTACTCGTTACCGCCGAACGGTGACAAAAGGGTACGGCCGCCCCCCACACTCATTGAACCCAGGGCTCAGGGACACCCACAGGGTCACTACGAGCCCAGGGTTCAGTCGTGGCGGCCGCCGAGGGACTACCAGCCGACCCAGACCCCGAGAGCGGTGAGCAGCGCAACCATCAGGCCGACACCCATCTGGGTCCAACCGACGACCTTGGCAGGAACCGGCGGTCTGGTCAGTGAGACGATCGCGACGATACCGAGCAGGCCGATCGCCACCGCGCCGAGCCATGGGAGCATTCCGACGGCGGCGCCTGCCGCAACGACCCCGAAGGCTGCGAGCTGCACCAGGTAGATCCGCGCTCGATCGATCGACTTGTCCTTGAAACGGCGAACCATGCCCCGTGCAAGGACGATTGCAGCGACGTCTCTTGCCGCGAGGACGAGCCACAGTCCGAACGCCGGGATCCACTCCCATCCTGCCCCAATCGCGATCGCGGCCACGGTGGAGCCCATGGCGATCGATCCGGCCAGTTGCGGGGCCAGCGCGCGGTTGCGGCTGTGGGCGTCCGCCCGCAAGGAGAAGGCCGCAAAAGGCAGAGCGACGACCAGCGGCCACCAGAATGGGCCGAGCGTGGTGACAATGGCACCGGCAGCACCGGCGATTGCCACCGCCGAGTAGACGGCCGCGACTGCAAGCGCAGTGGTGGACCGGGGAAGCCATCGACCGCGGATGACATCGGTGGAGAACAGTTTGACGGGCCGTCGAGCCAGGAAGACGCCAAGCGCGGCCGCCGCGATTTCCCAGCCTGCCGGCGACGGCGCGACGAGGAGTCCCAAGATGATCGGCTCCAGCGTGAAGCCCCACCCGCCGTGCTCAGTCGGCATCGCCACCGACCGTAGGCGAACGGAAGGAGTGGTCATCGCAGTTTCGCCGCCTCGACGGCCGACCTGATCGAACAGCCATCGAGATGATCGTTCGTCATGCCGATGGCCTGCATGAAGGCGTAGATGACGGTCGGCCCGACGAACTTCCAACCCCGGCTGCGGAGATCCGCGCTCAGCGTCTTGGACTCTTCGGTGACGGCGGGGATGTCGTAGGTGGGGGCCTGCCCAGGAGTCGGTGCGAAACGCCACAGGTATGTCGCCAGGGATCCGAACTCGTCGATCATTCCCAGAGCGAGTCGGGCATTGGTGATCGTCGCTTCGATCTTGCCTCTGTGCCGGATGATGCCCGGATTCGCCAGCAGAGCCTCGACGTCTCCGCTGTCATAGGACGCCACCGTCTCGATGTCGAAACCATCGAAAGCTTCCCGAAAGGCCTCCCGCTTGCGCAGAATCGTGATCCAGGCGAGCCCTGCCTGGAAGGCGTCGAGGCTGATCTTCTGGAATAGGGCCCGGTCGTCGGTTACCGGGTAACCCCACTCGTCGTCGTGGTAGGCCACGTACAGGGGATCGTCCCCCGGCCACCAGCAGCGGACGACCCCGTCGGGTCCGATTCGCAGTCGATCGTTCATCGGCAAGATGATACGGGGATTGGAATCCGACGGCCTGTCGACTGGACGCCGGACGTTACCCGACGATCGCGCACGGATTCCCTGCTCGCCTCGTCGTCGCGGGCCTGTACGGGTATGTCTCGGCGACAAAGTGGCTGACCGAGATCGAGCTGACGACTTGGGAAGCGTTCGACGCGTATTGGATTCCGAGGGGCTGGGCGAAGGAGGCTCCAATCAAGACCCAATCGAGAATCGATGTGCCGGCTCCAGGGAGGGTCGTCATCGAGGGACGTCGACCCGTCGCGGGTGTCGCTTGGGCGCCGACGAAGGGGGTGGGCAAGGTTGAGGTGCAGATCGATGACGGGTCGTGGCAGATGGCCCGACTCGGCGACGATGTCGGCGCCGAGTCCTGGCGTCAATGGGTTCTGGACTGGGATGCAACGCCCGGCGACCACACGATCTCCGTGCGGGCGACCGACGGTGACGGTGTAGTTCAAGACGGGCAGCGCCAGACATCGCGACCCGACGGAGCGACCGGATGGCACACGGTGCGTGTCGTCGTCCGACGTGCCTGACCAGCGCAGGTGCCCGGTACCGGGCACCTGCGCTCAGAACTGCTCGGGTTCGAGAGCGGCCAGTAGATCATTGCCCGCGGTGACCGCTCCGAAGAGCGCGGCATCCTGGGGGAGGAGCTGCTCGGCATAGAAGCGTGCCGTGACGATCTTCGCTTCGAGGAACTCCTTGTTCTCGGCGCCCTCGTCCAGCAGCGCCGACGCAATGAGTGCCTCTCGTGCCAAGTAGTAGGCGCCGAGGGTCGACCCGAGCATGCGCAGGTAGGGAGTTGCCCCCGCGAGCGCCTGGTTGGGATCCTGCATCCCGTTCGTCGCAAGCCAACCCGTTGCCTTTTCGACCGCTTCGACTGCCGAAGACAGATTGGTGCGAATGAGAGAGAATCGTTCCCCGGCGGCTTCGAGTTCACCGTCGATCGCCTTCATCTCGGCGATGAGGCCCATGATCGTTGCCCCGCTCGCCATCGGGAGTCTTCGTCCGACCAGGTCCATGGCCTGAATGCCGTTGGTTCCCTCGTAGATCGGGCCGATACGCGCGTCCCGGTAGTACTGAGGGATGCCGCTGTCCTCGATGAACCCCATGCCCCCGTAGACCTGCGAGGCCAGGCCGGTGATCTCGATACCCATGTCGGTCAGCCACGCCTTGGTGATCGGTGTGAGCAACTCGGCGAACAGTTGGTTCTTCTGCCGTTCCGATTCATCCGGGTGGCTTGTGGCCAGATCGAAGGCAAGCGCGTTGGTGAGCTCGATGGCTCGCATCGCGTCGAGCTTCGCTTTCATCGTCATGAGCATTCGTCGCACATCCGGGTGCTCGATGATCGCGACGGAAACGGTCTTGGGTGCACCGATCGGTCGCCCCTGAATCCTTTCCTGTGCGTATTGCACGGCGTTCTGGTAGGCGACCTCACCGATGCCGGTGCCGCTGATACCCACTTCGACCCTGGCCGCGTTCATCATCGTGAACATGTAGTGCATGCCCTTGTGCTCTTCGCCAACGATGTAGCCGACGGCACCGTCGCCGTCGTCTCCGTACGCGATCACGCAGGTCGCCGATGCCCTGATCCCCAACTTGTGCTCGATCGACACGGTCTTCACGTCGTTACGTTCGCCAAGCGATCCATCTGGATTCACGAGATACTTCGGTACGACGAACATGCTGATTCCCTTGGTGCCCGGGGGGGAGTCCGGCGTCCTGGCCAACACCAGATGGATGATGTTCTCTGTGATGTCTTGGTCGCCCCACGAGATGAACGATTTCGTACCGGTCAAGCGGTAGGTACCATCCGGCTGAGGGATCGCCTTCGTGATGAGCGCGCCGACGTCCGATCCGGCTTGGGGCTCGGTGAGGTTCATGGTCCCTGACCATTCGCCGGATACGAGTTTCGGGACGAACGTCGCGACCAGATCGTCGGAAGCGTGTTCGATGAGCGCGTGCGCGGCCCCTTGGGTGAGCCCGAGCATGATCGAGAGACTGGCGTTCGTGGAATCGAGCATCTCCGTGATCGCAGCGACGATGACCTGGGGGAGTTGACCGCCACCGTGTGCTTCGTCGAAGGGGGTGCTGAGCCATCCGTTCCGGGCGGCCATCTCATACGCTTCTTTGAAGCCTTCGGGTGCGGTGACCGCACCATCCGCGAAGGTGGAACCGACTTCGTCGCCCGGTTTGTTGAGGGGGAACCATTGTTCTGTCAGGAACTTGCCGGCTTCGCTGAGAATCGCGTCGATGAGATCGGCGTCCAGCTCCGAATAGCGAGGGAGTGCGGTGAGGCGTTCGAGGCCGAGGAGGTGATTGAGGACGAAGCTGAATTCGTCGAGGGGTGGTGCGTAGACAGTCATCGCTTCCCTTTCTGTATCACCTGGAGGACCGTGCGGTCACTCCGTGTGGATCAACCCGGGAAACCCGGGATAGTTTGCCATTGTTTGCATTATCGCATTTTCTGCTTGCATTTGCAAGCTGCTGGCGTCGCTCGTGACAGCACGATCGGGGTGAGTGCTTGGCCTGCGCATCAGGTCTGGGACGGTCTCATCGGCCGGGGCACGGGTAGGCGGCGGGAGGATATTCGACCGTGACGGGAAGTGTCGACCGGTAGCCTTCTCCTCTCATGCTTCGTCGCTATCTGGCTCTGCTCGTTGGCTATCTGCGTCCGCAGCGCGGTCGTGTCGTCGTGCTCACCCTGCTGTTGCTCGCGGGGATCACCTTCCAGCTGATCAACCCGCAGATCGTGCGACGGTTCATCGACGGGGCGACTTCGGGTTCTCCTCGTTCTGCTCTCGTTGTTCTGGCGGTGCTGTTCATGGCGCTGGCAATGGCGCAGCAGGCATTCTCCGTTTGCGCCACCTACCTGGCGGAAACGGTGGGATGGGCGGCGACGAACGAACTGCGTGGCGATCTCGCCGACCATCTCCTTCGTCTCGATATGAGCTTCCACAAGTCCCACACGCCCGGTGAGCTCATCGAACGGATCGACGGAGACATCACGGCCCTGTCGAACTTCTTCTCCCAGTTCGTCATCCACGTCGCCGGGAACCTGGTGCTCCTCCTCGGAATCCTCGTTCTTCTGTTCAGAGAGAACCCGTGGATCGGTCTCGGGATCTCGGTGTTTGCCGTCACGGCGCTCGCGGGAATGATCGGTATCCAGGCTCTTGCGATGCCGTGGTGGAAACGCGTCCGTCAGAAGAGCGCAGAGTTCTACGGATTCCTCGGTGAGCAACTCGGTGGCACGGAGGATGTCCGGGCGAACGGTGGT contains these protein-coding regions:
- the tag gene encoding DNA-3-methyladenine glycosylase 1, encoding MNDRLRIGPDGVVRCWWPGDDPLYVAYHDDEWGYPVTDDRALFQKISLDAFQAGLAWITILRKREAFREAFDGFDIETVASYDSGDVEALLANPGIIRHRGKIEATITNARLALGMIDEFGSLATYLWRFAPTPGQAPTYDIPAVTEESKTLSADLRSRGWKFVGPTVIYAFMQAIGMTNDHLDGCSIRSAVEAAKLR
- the aidB_1 gene encoding putative acyl-CoA dehydrogenase AidB, whose protein sequence is MTVYAPPLDEFSFVLNHLLGLERLTALPRYSELDADLIDAILSEAGKFLTEQWFPLNKPGDEVGSTFADGAVTAPEGFKEAYEMAARNGWLSTPFDEAHGGGQLPQVIVAAITEMLDSTNASLSIMLGLTQGAAHALIEHASDDLVATFVPKLVSGEWSGTMNLTEPQAGSDVGALITKAIPQPDGTYRLTGTKSFISWGDQDITENIIHLVLARTPDSPPGTKGISMFVVPKYLVNPDGSLGERNDVKTVSIEHKLGIRASATCVIAYGDDGDGAVGYIVGEEHKGMHYMFTMMNAARVEVGISGTGIGEVAYQNAVQYAQERIQGRPIGAPKTVSVAIIEHPDVRRMLMTMKAKLDAMRAIELTNALAFDLATSHPDESERQKNQLFAELLTPITKAWLTDMGIEITGLASQVYGGMGFIEDSGIPQYYRDARIGPIYEGTNGIQAMDLVGRRLPMASGATIMGLIAEMKAIDGELEAAGERFSLIRTNLSSAVEAVEKATGWLATNGMQDPNQALAGATPYLRMLGSTLGAYYLAREALIASALLDEGAENKEFLEAKIVTARFYAEQLLPQDAALFGAVTAGNDLLAALEPEQF